From a region of the Pan paniscus chromosome 19, NHGRI_mPanPan1-v2.0_pri, whole genome shotgun sequence genome:
- the LOC117976540 gene encoding CMT1A duplicated region transcript 15 protein-like protein, with translation MFSCCFPTSRGCCFRNGGSESLFRRCRRRLIPHPRRLWPFVRRRTQVPQDSPGQALAGQATPEIPSGLPLHIVLVQEEIREPMEAQTHAPGAYTEIRALAAPAVKPKPAWEEPPPERALEVEGAPAKDQPSQELPEIMAPTVATGLNAGAENVAGERSGREGVTSTAPASRSHAAPSPGHGGKHGGGDQGIQTGLLYLAGERLLSFTRTTALLLQGLFIVLMLVGYISVQVVLKSIKRRLGRRVPAAPPALRRNLLLQAWMCVCNWASRLFALNVLPRTGS, from the exons ATGTTCTCGTGTTGCTTCCCCACTTCGAGAGGTTGCTGCTTCAGGAACGGAGGGAGTGAGAGCCTTTTCCGACGATGCCGAAGAAGGCTCATCCCTCACCCCAGACGCCTGTGGCCCTTTGTAAGAAGGCGCACCCAGGTACCACAGGACAGCCCGGGGCAGGCCCTAGCAGGCCAGGCCACACCAGAGATCCCATCGGGGCTGCCTCTGCACATTGTCCTTGTCCAGGAGGAGATTCGGGAGCCCATGGAGGCACAGACACATG ctcctgGTGCGTACACAGAAATAAGAGCACTTGCGGCACCAGCTGTCAAGCCAAAGCCAGCATGGGAAGAGCCCCCTCCAGAGAGAGCGCTGGAGGTGGAGGGAGCTCCAGCCAAGGACCAACCCAGCCAGGAGCTGCCTGAAATCATGGCACCTACTGTAGCCACTGGCCTTAATGCTGGAGCTGAAAACGTGGCTGGAGAGAGAAGTGGGAGGGAGGGGGTGACAAGCACAGCCCCAGCCAGCAGATCCCATGCTGCCCCTagtcctgggcatggtggcaaacatgGAGGCGGAGACCAGGGCATTCAGACTGGACTCCTGTACCTCGCTGGAGAGAGGCTTCTCTCATTCACTAGAACCACAGCCCTGCTGCTGCAGGGCCTGTTTATTGTGCTGATGCTGGTGGGGTATATCTCTGTGCAGGTGGTGCTCAAGAGCATTAAAAGAAGGCTGGGAAGAAGAGTTCCAGCAGCTCCTCCTGCTCTCAGACGCAATCTTCTCCTCCAGGCATGGATGTGTGTCTGCAACTGGGCATCCAGGCTGTTTGCCCTTAATGTGCTGCCCCGAACGGGCTCTTAG